CTCTTGACAAAATACACCGTCTCCTCTATAATCTAAGCGGTTAGTCTAAACGGTTAGATCAAGATCCGCTCCTGACGAGGAGGTGTGGCGTGGCCACGATTCGGGATGTGGCTCGTCGGGCGGGGGTTTCGGTGGCCACGGTCTCCTATGTGATCAATGGGGGCCCGCGCCCGGTCGCCCCGGAGACTCGTGAGCGGGTGCTGCGGGCCATGGAGGAGCTGGATTACCATCCTAATGTGTCCGCTCGACGCTTGGCCTCCCGACGCACGCACTGCATCGGGCTGCTCCTGGCCGGCTTGGCCGACTCCAATTTCTCCGCCCCCTACTTCCTTGAGTATATCCGCGGAATCAGCTACGCTGCAGAAATGCATGGATATAACATTATGTTGTTCACGAATCCCCGATATATGGACCGTTATTTTATTCGTATTATATTAAAATCTTCCGTTGTAGACGGTGTCTTGTTGTTAGGAAGCTCGATCCCGGACGACTTTATTTTGGAGTTATGGTCTAAAGAGTTCCCATCTGTTCTCATCGCGCGTCGGATCCCCGGTTTCACCGGATATTTTGTCTATCAGAATTATGAACAAAGCGCGTATGAGGCGACCCGTCATCTGATCGAGCGAGGTTACCGTCGGATCGGTTTTCTAGGTCAGGCCCTTCAGTTCAGCTACGGCCTGGAGCGCCTGCGGGGCTATCGGCGTGCCCTGGAGGAGGCCGGCCTCGTGGAGGATCCCTCCCTGGTGAGCATCCCGGACCAGCCCCGAGATGATCCCTCCCCACAAGAGGTGTCTCGGATCCTGAACGCGGACCCTCCTCCTGATGCCCTGCTAACCGATCGGGATCTTGTGACGTTGGCCATCCTAAGGGAGATGGGCTTGCGCGTCCCCGAGGACATCGCCTTGGTGAGCCTGGACGAGAGCGAGGCCGCTCCCTATCAGGAGGTCCCCCTGACCGCTGTCCGGCCTCCTAAATTCGAGCTCGGCGTGCATGCGGTGGAGATGTTGTTGCGGCTGATCAGTGGAGAGAGGCCTCAGCCCCCTGAGGTGGTGTTGCCGATGCCCCTGATGATCCGTCGCTCCAGTCCCCCCAAATTCATTCAGAAGGAGTTGCCATGAAGACCCGAACTCGTATATGGATGGTATGGGTGGTCCTAGGGCTTGTGCTGGCCGCGTGCGCCCCGCCGGCCACGCCAACGCCGGTGGAGCGGGTGGTGGAGGTCACCCGCATTGTCGAGGTTGTCCCCACCCCCGTCCCCACTCCGACTCCGCGCTTTGCAGGCGTCACCTTGACATTGATCGACAACCCGGAGGGGCAAACCGAAGCGATGATCGCCCTTCAGAAGCGTTGCGAGGAGCGGACCGGCGTTC
The window above is part of the Thermoflexus hugenholtzii JAD2 genome. Proteins encoded here:
- a CDS encoding LacI family DNA-binding transcriptional regulator, giving the protein MATIRDVARRAGVSVATVSYVINGGPRPVAPETRERVLRAMEELDYHPNVSARRLASRRTHCIGLLLAGLADSNFSAPYFLEYIRGISYAAEMHGYNIMLFTNPRYMDRYFIRIILKSSVVDGVLLLGSSIPDDFILELWSKEFPSVLIARRIPGFTGYFVYQNYEQSAYEATRHLIERGYRRIGFLGQALQFSYGLERLRGYRRALEEAGLVEDPSLVSIPDQPRDDPSPQEVSRILNADPPPDALLTDRDLVTLAILREMGLRVPEDIALVSLDESEAAPYQEVPLTAVRPPKFELGVHAVEMLLRLISGERPQPPEVVLPMPLMIRRSSPPKFIQKELP